A single region of the Gopherus evgoodei ecotype Sinaloan lineage chromosome 3, rGopEvg1_v1.p, whole genome shotgun sequence genome encodes:
- the NVL gene encoding nuclear valosin-containing protein-like isoform X3, producing the protein MRGRAGSFADPRLKQRIKQYLSSNKCGRYVDIGILASDLQKTYSAEYGRRKRNAFRIQVEKVFGIISNEREFEDLTTLENEHVAKRARRRQEENEDVESYTDNSDDDYSEPLSTNHLNSSLLTLYRKRDPDSLPATPKNEPTETSSPAQVTAPRTSALLSGTPLDTRISEGGWFIDKTPGRKEDNFLIDLCEEEEERKQISEKSKDLSFLESEGKKTKSKRRKRRKEESQDVDEEIESVLRKQKVKTKGPELQFPLVKFDDVGGSDETLKEVCKMLIHVRHPEVYNHLGVVPPRGFLLHGPPGCGKTLLAQAIAGELELPMLKVAATEIVSGVSGESEQKLRELFEQAVSNAPCILFIDEIDAITPKREVASKDMERRIVAQLLTCMDDLNNLAATAQVLVIGATNRPDSLDPALRRAGRFDREICLGIPDEAARERILQTLCRKLRLPESFDFHYLAHMTPGYVGADLMALCREAAMCTVNRVLIKLEEQKWKGVQAGEATTEQNLETGTDVLLEKDTKHPELPAKDELQRLLELLKEQDPLLEEQLQKLCIEMNDFIVALSSVQPSAKREGFVTVPDVTWADVGALEDVREELTMAILAPVRNPEQFKALGLTAPAGVLLAGPPGCGKTLLAKAVANESGLNFISVKGPELLNMASSSLLKEMPFGREREICYSGDPGLLNCKEKLFWLLNSESFEDKSAKCNNVCWRK; encoded by the exons ATGCGGGGCCGCGCGGGGAGCTTCGCGGACCCTCGCCTGAAGCAGCGAATCAAGCAG TACCTGAGCAGTAATAAATGTGGCCGATATGTGGACATAGGAATTTTAGCATCTGATTTACAGAAAACTTACAG tgcagaatATGGACGAAGAAAAAGAAATGCCTTTAGAATTCAGGTTGAGAAAG tgtttggtATAATCAGTAATGAACGAGAATTTGAAGATTTAACAACTTTAGAGAATGAACATGTGGCAAAAAGAGCAAGACGCAGACAAGAAGAGAATGA GGATGTGGAAAGCTACACAGACAACTCAGATGATGATTACTCAGAACCTCTA TCCACAAATCACCTGAACAGCTCTCTGCTGACCTTATACCGGAAAAGAGATCCTGATTCTCTTCCAGCAACTCCCAAGAATGAGCCAACAGAAACCAGTAGCCCTGCACAAGTGACAGCACCCAGAACTAGTGCTCTTCTGTCTGGCACCCCACTTGATACTAGGATCTCTGAAGGTGGCTGGTTTATTGATAAAACCCCAGGTAGAAAAGAAGACAACTTCTTAATTGACCTgtgtgaggaagaagaggaaaggaAACAGATATCTGAG AAATCAAAAGACCTCTCTTTTTTGGAGAGTGAAGGAAAGAAGACAAAGAGTAAGAGAcgaaaaagaaggaaagaggaatcTCAAGATGTAGATGAAGAAATAGAATCTGTTTTGCGTAAGCAGAAAG TTAAAACTAAAGGACCAGAGCTGCAGTTCCCTTTAGTGAAATTTGACGATGTGGGAGGCAGTGATGAAACTCTGAAG GAGGTATGCAAGATGCTGATACACGTGCGTCACCCTGAAGTATACAATCACTTAGGTGTGGTCCCACCTCGAGGATTTCTTTTACATGGACCCCCAGGGTGTGGAAAGACATTACTAGCGCAGGCAATTGCTGGG GAACTTGAACTGCCGATGCTCAAAGTAGCTGCTACTGAAATTGTATCAGGAGTCTCTGGGGAGTCTGAACAGAAGCTGAGAGAGTTGTTTGAACAAGCTGTG TCCAATGCACCATGCATCCTTTTCATAGACGAGATTGATGCAATCACCCCAAAAAGAGAAGTTGCCTCGAAAGACATGGAGCGGAGAATTGTCGCCCAGCTTCTAACCTGTATGGATG ACCTGAATAACCTGGCTGCCACTGCTCAGGTCCTAGTCATTGGAGCTACTAACAGACCAGACTCGTTGGACCCAGCATTGAGGCGCGCTGGAAGATTTGATCGAGAAATTTGTCTAGGGATTCCTGATGAAGCAGCAAGAGAGAG AATTCTACAGACTTTGTGTCGAAAACTTAGGCTCCCTGAatcttttgattttcattatttAGCCCATATGACTCCAGGCTATGTAGGTGCTGATTTGATGGCACTTTGTCGTGAAGCAGCTATGTGTACGGTAAACAGGGTCCTGATAAAGTTGGAGGAGCAGAAATGGAAAGGTGTGCAGGCTGGAGAAGCAACAACTGAGCAAAACTTGGAGACTGGAACTGACGTACTGTTGGAAAAGGATACTAAACATCCAGAGCTTCCTGCTAAG GATGAATTGCAGAGGCTGCTAGAGTTGCTAAAGGAGCAAGATCCCCTGctggaggagcagctgcagaagctctGCATCGAAATGAATGATTTCATTGTTGCACTGTCTTCTGTGCAGCCCTCTGCCAAGAGAGAAGGCTTTGTCACCGTCCCTGATGTGACATGGGCGGATGTTGGAGCCCTGGAGGACGTTCGGGAGGAACTCACTATGGCAATACTG GCACCTGTGCGGAATCCAGAGCAATTCAAAGCTCTTGGCCTGACAGCTCCTGCAGGTGTTCTACTTGCAGGGCCTCCTGGGTGTGGCAAAACACTACTGGCAAAG GCTGTAGCAAATGAGTCTGGACTGAACTTCATCTCTGTGAAAGGTCCTGAACTATTAAATATG GCTTCCTCAAGTCTGCTGAAAGAGATGCCTTTTGGCAGGGAAAGAGAAATCTGCTATAGTGGGGATCCCGGTCTCCTTAATTGCAAAGAGAAACTGTTTTGGCTCCTGAACTCTGAGAGTTTTGAAGATAAGAGTGCAAAGTGTAACAATG TATGTTGGCGAAAGTGA